From the genome of Methylocystis heyeri:
GCTGTCCGTCCTCATCGTGTTCGGCACCCAGTGGTATATTCTCTTCAATGTCATCGCCGGCGCCAGCGCCTTCCCGAACGATCTGCGCGAGGCGGCGCAAAATTTCGGCATCAAGGGCTGGAGCTGGTGGAAGAACGTAATCCTGCCCGCGGTCTTCCCCTATTACATCACCGGCGCCATCACGGCCTCGGGAGGCTCGTGGAACGCCTCGATCGTCGCGGAATATGTGAAATGGGGCGACGACACCGTATCCGCCAACGGGGTCGGAGCCTATATCGCGCGGGCGACCGCGGATGGCGACTATCCCAAGATCGTTCTCGGCGTCGCCGCCATGAGCATCGTCGTCATTCTGATCAACCGACTGTTCTGGCGTCGGCTCGCCTCGATCGGCGAGCGCCGTCTGCGGCTTTTGTGAGGCTTTCGCATGATCGACAATTCTTCGCGCAACCCTCCCCTTCTCTCCATCGACAATGTCTCGCAGACCTATGTCCGCGGCGCAGATAAAGGCGCGACCGTTCTCGACAAGATCTCGCTCACGCTGAACGAGGGCGAAATCGTCGGGCTGCTCGGGCGCTCCGGCTGCGGAAAATCGACCCTGCTGCGCATCGTCTCGGGCCTCAACCGGCCGAGCGACGGCGAAGTGATCTATCGCGGGGAGCCGGTCGCTGGCCCGGTCGACGGCATAGCCATGGTGTTCCAGAGCTTTGCCCTGTTTCCCTGGCTCACCGTGCTCGCCAATGTGGAGCTCGGGCTTCGCGCCAAGGGCGTCCCCGAAGCCGAGGCCCGCAAACGCGCGCTGCAGGCCATCGACATCATCGGCCTCGACGGCTTCGAAAACGCCTATCCGAAGGAAATCTCGGGCGGCATGCGCCAGCGCGTCGGCTTCGCCCGCGCCCTGGTGGTGGCGCCGAGCATTCTGCTGATGGACGAGCCTTTCTCCGCCCTCGACGTGCTCACCGCCGAGACGCTGCGCACCGACCTTCTCGATCTCTGGGTCGAAGGCCGCATGCCGATCAAATCGATCCTGATGGTCACGCACAACATCGAGGAATCGGTGCTGATGTGCGACCGCATCGTGGTGCTGTCGTCCAACCCGGGCCGCATCGCCGCCGAAATCAGGGTCACGCTGCAGCATCCCCGCAATCGCCTCGATCCCGAATTCCGCCAGCTCGTCGATCAGATCTATGCGCTGATGACGCGCCGCGCCGACGTCAAAACCAACTCCGGCTCCTTCCCCGGCCTCGGCATCGGCATGGCCCTGCCCACCGTGTCGACCAATACTCTCGCCGGCATGATCGAGGAGGTCGCCGCCCCGCCCTATGACGGCAAGGCCGACCTGCCCGCTCTCGCCGACAGCCTGCAACTCGAGATCGACGATCTCTTCCCGGTCGCCGAAACCCTGCAGCTCTTGCGTTTCGCCGAGCTCGCCGAAGGCGACATCAAGCTGACGCTCGCGGGCAGGCGCTTCGCCGAGATGGACGTCGACCAGCGCAAGAAACTGTTCGGCGACCATCTCCTGTCCTATGTGCCGCTCGCGCAGCGCATCCGCCGCGTGCTGGACGAACGCCCGTCCCACCACGCGCCGGCGACCCGCTTCCGCGAGGAGCTCGAGGATTACATGAGCGAGGATTATGCCGAGACGACCCTGAAAAGCGTCACCACCTGGGGCCGCTATGGGGAGATCTTCGCCTATGACGAAAGCACCCAGTCCTTCAGCCTGGAGAATCCGCAGTAATCGCAACCTTCCGCGCCAGCGCCGCTTCATAGACCACGAGCGTCTCAGCGACATGCCGCGACAGGGTGGGAGGATTTCGCCAGTAGGACTCGTAAGCCCCCTGCGCCAGCCGGGCGACCTGGGCGTCGTCCGCCATGCGGCGCAGGGCCTGCGAAAGGGAAGCGGCGTCGCCGCTCGCAAACCACAGGCCCTCGCTTCCGTCCGCGATTTCATCGCGCGCGGCGCAGATGTCGGAAACGATCACCGGCGTTCCCATCGCCTTGGCCTCCAGCGCCGTGAGACCCAGCCCTTCGTACCATAGCGACGGAAACACCAGCGCGCGCGCGGCGCGCATCGCCTCGCGCACCTTCGCGGGGCTGCGCCAGCCGAGCAGCCGCGCCCTGGGATATTTCGCGCGCAGCTCGCCCGCCGCCGGTCCGTCGCCGATAAAGACCGCGGCGACGCCGGCCGCCTCGGCTGCTTGCGCAAACAGCGCGGCGCCCTTTTCGGCCGAAAGACGCCCGACGAAGAGGAAGTCTCCCGTGGCCGGCGCCGGCTTGGGTCCGAGCGGCTCGGCTTCGACCGGATTGCAAACCCGGTGAACCGCCGCGCCTTTCGGCAGGAAAGAGGGCAGCAGCTTTTCCTGCAAAGGCGAGATCAGAATGAAATCGCGAAAAACCGAGGGGAAGCCGGAAAGCTCGGCGATCGTCAGGCGGGCGTTGCGCCACAGCTTGAAGGGATAGTTGCGGGAATCGCAATTGGTCGCCCAGCAGGCGGCCGACATCGGCTCGCGATGGCAAACGCGATCGCTGCGATAGTCGTAAAATCCGCCATTGGGGCAGAACAGGAAATACTCGTGCATGGTGTAGACCGCCGGGAGGCCGGAGGCCGCGATGGCCCGGCCGATCGAAGGCGACAGGGCCTTGGCCCAGCCATGCACATGAATGATCGTGTTTTCCCGCGGCAGGCCCCGCAACACCCCGCTCAGCGCCTTCGCCGCCTCGAGGTTCCAGATTCCCTGCATCGCCGCGGCGGCGCGCGAGGGATTTTCCAGAATGTCGCGCTGGCCGAGACAGACGGTTCTTATCCCGGCCGCGGAGAGGCGCTCGTCGACCGGGCCGCAGGCGCAGAAAAACACCGGCGTCGCGCCCGCCGCGGCGAGTCCGAGCGCGCTTTCTATCGCAACCTTGGACTGACCGCCGCTGACGTAGCCGTGATCCACCAGGATCACGACGTTGAGATTGCGAACATCCAGAGGCAATTGGGACTCCGATCAAAACGGCGGGCGGCGGTTGCGCGGAAGATACGCCCGGCGTCTTAATCGAACCCGAAGAGCCGGCGAGCTCGCGCCATTCGCTACGGCGCGGGGTTTTCCGGCTCCACCCGGCTTTTGACGGAGGCGCCCGGCGACGGCGGATCCGCGTCGCCGTCATATTGATAATCCCGCGTCCAGGGGCGGCGGCCCCAGCCGTTTTTGACGGGCTTGTAGAGCAGCAATTGGGCGACCGACAGAGAGCCGCGCTCGAAGGCCGCGGCCATGGCGGCGAGATAGACTTTCCAGATCCGGTAGCGCTCCACGCCCGCGGCCTCGATCGCCTCTTGCTCGCGCGCTTCGAGGCGACGCGACCAGCGCTCCAGCGTGCGAATGTAATGCGGCCGCAAGTCCTCCACGTCGACGACTTCGAAACCTGCGCCCGAAGCTTCCGAAACGACGCGGGAAAGCGGCGCAAGAGCGCCGCCCGGGAACAGATATTTGTCTATCCGGCCGCCCGGGGCCGGCCGCGCCTCGCGCGAGCTATCCCGCGCCACCATTCCCTGATTGAGGAAGACGCCGCCCGGCCGCAGAAGGTCGGACGCCTTTTGAAAATGGGCCGGGAGATTGCGCGATCCGACATGCTCGTAGACGTCGACCGAGACGATCTTGTCGAAAGCGGCCTCCTCGACGTCGCGATAGTCTTGCAGCCTGATTTCGATATCGTCGTCCACGAGGCGCTCTCGCGCATATCGGCTCTGGGGCTCGCTGAGCGTCACGCCGAGCCCGACCGCCCCGCGGCGCTGGGCGGCCCAGCGAAGCAGCCCGCCCCATCCGCAGCCGATATCGAGCAGGCGGTCCCCCGGCCTCAACAGCAGCTTGCGGCAGATATGCTCGAGCTTCTGCTCCTGCGCCGTGTCGATGTCCTCGCTGCCGCTGCGGAAATAGGCGCAGCTGTAGATCATGCGCTCGTCGAGCCACAGCCGGTAGAAATCATTCGAGGCGTCATATTGGTAGCGGACATGCGAGGCGTCGACGCCGGTCGAACCGATGCGCGCCAGCATCGCCATGAAGCGTGTCAGAACCTGCAGCACAGGCGCGCTCTCCAGACGCTCGGCGAGGACGACTCCGGCCTGGAGGATTTCCTCGACCGAGCCGTCGACGACGATCTCCCCCTGGATGTAAGCGTCGGCCAAAGCGCCGAAGTCCCCTCCGATCAGCGCTCTCAAAAGTTTCGGCGAGCGAAGAAAGACCGTGACCTGCGGCGACGGAACGAAATCGACGGCCTCGCCGTCCCGGAAGACGAGGCGCAACGACGGCGGGCGGCCTCCGCGAGAGCAAAGATACCGCAGCGTCTCGGAACGCAGAGACATCGGACGTCATCCCTCCGCTCGGGTTCCCGAGACCATTCCGCCATTCGCGCTTTTCGCAAAAGATCCGCGGCGACTGCAGGAATAGAATAGGCCCGCAGCGGAAATCGCCAAGGCCGGCGTTTCCCTCGGGCCGGCTGACAAGGGAGACGGCGGATTGGCGAGGCCGTATTTCTACGGGAAGCCTCAAATGGCGATCGGCGTGAAGATTGCGGTGAAAACCGCGCACAAGCCGACAGGCTCCCGAAAGGAAGCGCTCAGCGGCCCTGCACCTCCGGCACCGCTTGCGACGGGCCGAAGATGACCTGAGAGGGATCGCGTTCGATGCTGCGAACCGCGCGATCGAGCGAATCCACCGCCTTGCGCGCATCCACAGCCAGCTCCTCATATTGGCGCAATCCGGTCGAGGAGAATTTATTGATGTTGCCGGCGATGCTCTTGATGGTTTTGGGGTCGAGCGCCTTGATAGCCTTGTCGGCGTCGGCGATCAGGCCGTCGAGATGGGACGCGACCGGCTTGAGGGAGTGAACGACGTCGGCGGCGTCGCGGATGAAGGCGCCGGTCGGCGCGCTGTTGTCGGCGAGCGTCTTGGTGAAGGCTTCGACGTTTTTCAGCGTCGCGGTGATGTTGGACGAATTGGCGTCGAGCAGCTTGTCGAGCTTGTCGACCATCTCGATGGCCCTGCCCGAAAGGCGCTGCACATTTTCCAGGAGGTTGGCGATCTCGGAGCGCTCCGCGGTGATTCGCGGATAGGCCTCGCCGGGCTTCTTCACGATCTCGGGCGCGCCGGGCGTGCCGCCCACGAGCGAGACGACGCCGACGCTGGTGAAGCCGCGCTGTTCCAGCCTCGCCCGGGTGTCGGCCTTAACAGGCGTCTTTCTGTCGATATTGATGAGAACGTCGACCTGGCTGGGATCGTCCGGGTCGATCTCGAGGCTCGTGACTTCGCCGACCTTGAGGCCGTTGAACATCACGGCGCTACCGCGGGTCAGCCCTTCGACGGAGCCGCGCACGACGAGCTGATAGGTCTGATAGAGCGCCAGCTTGCTCGGTCCCGAGATCCAGAAGACGAAAAGAAAGCCGCCGATCGCCACCGCGAGAGTAAAGAGGCCGATGAGCGCGAAATGGGCGCGGGTTTCCATTTTTCGTCCTTATTGCGGCGGCGCCTTGAGCGTTTCCAGCCGAAGCAGACGCCGGTTCGGCGCTGGAAACGCATTGAGAACAATAACCTATAGCCTTTTCATTTCATGTTCCGTGGAACATGAAAAGGCTCTAGCCGTCCGGTTTGCGTTCCAGAGTCCCTATCAGCCTGTTGCCGCGCGTGCCGTGGAAATAGGCGCGCAGCCAGGGTTGATCCGAGGCCAACAGTTCCTGAAGCGAACCGACGCCGATCACCTTGCCCTGGGAGAGCGCAGCGACGCGGTCGCAGATCGAGTATAGGCTGTCGAGGTCATGCGTCACCATGAATACGGTAAGCCCCAGGGTTTTCTGCAGGGTGGCGATCAATTCGTCGAAGTCGGCCGCGCCGATGGGATCTAGTCCCGAAGTGGGCTCGTCGAGAAAGAGGAGCTCGGGATCGAGCGCGAGCGCCCTTGCGAGCGCGGCGCGTTTGATCATGCCGCCGGACAGCTCGGACGGAAGCTTTTCAGCGGCGTCGGCGGGCAGGCCGACCAGCTTGAGCTTCAGCAGGGCGAGATCGTCCATGAAGCTCTGCGAGAGATCCCTGTTCTCGCGCATCGGCATCTGGATGTTCTGCTTGACCGTGAGCCCGGAAAACAGGGCTCCGTTCTGGAACAGGACGCCCCAGCGCTGCTCCAGCAGGCGCAGCTCGCGCGGCGGCAAGGCGTCGCGATCCTGCCCGAACAGTCTGATCGAGCCCGCCTTTTTCTGCACGAGGCCGAGGATGGTGCGCATCAACACCGATTTGCCCTGCCCCGAACCGCCGACGAAGCCCAGGACCTCTCCCCGGCGCACGTCGAGATCGAGGCCGTCCATCACCCTGTGGGCGCCGAATTCGACGATCAGGCCGCGGACGGAAATCAGGATTTCGGGATCGTTTCCCGCAGAGGGCCCGTTGATGGCGGCGACGGCGTTCATGATTCTGGTCAGTAGCTGATCGAGGCGAAAAACATAGCGAAAAGTCCGTCCACTATGATGACCATGAAGATGCTTTTGACCACGGCGGCGGTGACCTGGCGTCCGAGCGATTCGGCCGAGCCCATGGTCGCCAGCCCGTCCTGCGTGGAGATGACGCCGATGACCAGGGCCATGAACGGCGCCTTTATGATTCCAACCATGAATGTGTTGACGCCGATCGCCTCCTGAAGGAGCGAGATGAACGCCGCCGGGCTGATTCCGGCGTATCCCCAGGAAACCAGCAGGCCGCCGAACAGGGCCGCCATGTCCGCGATGACGGTCAGGAGCGGCAGCGAAACCGCGAGAGCCAGAACCCGGGGCACCACCAGAACCTCGATCGGCGACAGGCCCATGACGCGCAGTGCGTCGACTTCCTCTCGCATCTTCATCGAGCCGAGCTCCGCCGTGATGGCCGAACCCGATCGTCCGGCGATCATGATGGAGGTGAGCAGCACGCCGAGCTCGCGCAGCACCAATATGCCGATGAGATCGACCGAATAGCTGGTCGCGCCGAATCTCATGAGCTGGAAGATGCCCTGCTGGGCGACGATAGACCCCACCGCCAGATTGATCAGCAGAATGATCGGAATGCTGCGCAGGCCGAACATTTCCATCTGATAGACCAGCGACGTGCCGCGAAAGAGACGCGGCGCCAGCATCGTGCGTCCCAGGGCGACGACGAATTCGCCGAGGAAGCCGGTTCCCCGATAAAACTCCCGCGCCGCGTTCACCACCGAGGCGCCGAGATCGGCCAAAAGATCGACGATCAGAAAGCCGGGCGCGGCCCTCGCGGGGGCGACCGCCGCGAAGGCGGTTTCATCGAGCAGCAGCCGCTGCTCCGCTCTTGTTCCTTCGAACGCGACGGCCGCGCCCGCGCGGGTCAGGGTTTCCCTTGCGCGGTTGAGCAGCAGCGCTCCCGCCGTGTCGAGCCGGGCGACCGCGCTCATGTCGATGACCACGGAGCCTGCCTTGCCGCCCTTCGCCAGGATTGATTTCCCGGCGCGCTCCAGCCCCCGGGAAGCCGCCAGGGTCCAGTCGCCGGTCAGGGAAAGCCGCTTGACGTCGCCGCTTGCGGAGAGGGCGACGTCTGGTCGGTTCGCCAAAAGGTCTGACGCCATATCGCCTCGTCGCGGCCATGCGGAAAGGGCTGCGAAATCGCCTAAATTCCCGGGAGGAAGCCAAAAAGCTTGCGAATCGTCTTAAGCTCGCCGATCCCCAATGTCGAGGGCGGCCGCGCTGCGGTCAATGCGCCAGACCCGCTTTTTGTTGGAGACAAAATGCCGACCAAGCTCGCGATAGCTACCGAAGCCTTTCCCATAAGGGGCGTTTTCGCGATCTCCCGGGGCGCCAAGACAAAGGCCGAGGTGGTCACGGTCCGGCTGCGCAGACGCGGGGCCGAAGGCTGGGGCGAATGCGTGCCCTATGGGCGCTATGGGGAAAGCGTCGAAAGCGTGACCGCCGCGATCGAAGGCGTGCGCGCCGCGATCGAAGCCGGCGCCGACCGCGAGGCGGTGCAAAAACTGCTGCCCCCCGGCGCGGCGCGCAACGCGGTCGATTGCGCCCTGTGGGATCTCGACGCCAAGCTTTCCGGGATTCCGGCGTTTCGCGCCGCCGGTCTCCCCGAACCCAAGCCCTTGACGACGGCCTATACGCTTTCGGTCGGGGCGCCGGACGAAATGTTCGCCGCGGCCTGCGCCGCCGCGGGTCGCCCCCTGCTGAAAATAAAGCTCGCCGGCGCCGGCGATCCCGAGCGTCTCGCCGCGGTGCGGGCGGGAGCGCCGGGAGCGCAGCTGATCGTCGACGCCAATGAGGCCTGGCGGGAGGAGAATCTCCTCTACAACATGGAGGCCTGCGCAAAAGCCGGGGTCATATTGATCGAACAGCCCCTGCCGGCGGGCGAGGACGCGGGCCTGAGCCGCATGGACCGCATCGTGCCGGTGTGCGCTGACGAAAGCGCGCATGATCGCGCCGGCCTCGCCGAGTTGCGGAACCGCTACGACGCCGTGAACATCAAGCTCGACAAGACCGGGGGGCTGACCGAGGCCCTCGCCGTCGCAGAAAAGGCCAAGGAACTCGGCTTTAAGGTCATGGCCGGCTGCATGGTCGGAAGCTCACTCGCCATGGCGCCCGCCGTCCTCATCGGACAGCTCGCCGATTTCGTCGATCTCGACGGACCGCTGCTCCTCGCCCGCGACCGGGAGCCGGGCCTGCGCTACGAAGGCTCCGCGGTCTGGCCGCCGCTTCCCGATCTCTGGGGCTGACGCCGGAAAGTCAGAGCCCTTTTTCGACCTCGAGATTGGCGCCGAGCCAGCCGAGAATGCCGCCGCCGAAATGGGTGTCGAGGTCGCGCCGGCCCGCGAGCCGCGCCATCTCCATCGCAGAGACCGAACGGCGCCCCGAGCGACAATAGATGATCACTTTCTTGCCCTCGGGCGCGACCGGGATTTTGGCGGGGTCGAATTTCGACAGCGGGTTGAACTGGGCCCCCTTGATATGGCCGGAGGCGTATTCGTCGGCCTCGCGCACGTCGACGAGGATGAGGGAGCCGTTTTCGACGCCCTGTTTGAGATCGTCGAGGTTGATGTCGTTGAAAGGGAAGGAAGTCATCTGGCGGGTCCTGCAAGGTGAAACTCCAGACTTGCCATGGGAGGAGTCTGTTGTCCAGAAAATGGGGCCGGGGCGGCAGGGGCTGGAATTGAGAAAGCCACGCCTCACGCACGCGACGCCGAGAGATAAGCGTTCATCTTCGCGACGACTTCTTCGGTCGGCGCGTCGATGAACTGGGCGGGGATGGCCAACGGGGTTCCGAACTGCTTTCGGTTTGTGAACCGGGCGTTTTGACAGAACGGGTTCGTCACGAAACGGAGCATCGCCGCATCTTTTGCAAAGACGACGATGAAGGGTGTCTTCTGGT
Proteins encoded in this window:
- a CDS encoding AAA-associated domain-containing protein, which translates into the protein MIDNSSRNPPLLSIDNVSQTYVRGADKGATVLDKISLTLNEGEIVGLLGRSGCGKSTLLRIVSGLNRPSDGEVIYRGEPVAGPVDGIAMVFQSFALFPWLTVLANVELGLRAKGVPEAEARKRALQAIDIIGLDGFENAYPKEISGGMRQRVGFARALVVAPSILLMDEPFSALDVLTAETLRTDLLDLWVEGRMPIKSILMVTHNIEESVLMCDRIVVLSSNPGRIAAEIRVTLQHPRNRLDPEFRQLVDQIYALMTRRADVKTNSGSFPGLGIGMALPTVSTNTLAGMIEEVAAPPYDGKADLPALADSLQLEIDDLFPVAETLQLLRFAELAEGDIKLTLAGRRFAEMDVDQRKKLFGDHLLSYVPLAQRIRRVLDERPSHHAPATRFREELEDYMSEDYAETTLKSVTTWGRYGEIFAYDESTQSFSLENPQ
- a CDS encoding glycosyltransferase family 4 protein: MPLDVRNLNVVILVDHGYVSGGQSKVAIESALGLAAAGATPVFFCACGPVDERLSAAGIRTVCLGQRDILENPSRAAAAMQGIWNLEAAKALSGVLRGLPRENTIIHVHGWAKALSPSIGRAIAASGLPAVYTMHEYFLFCPNGGFYDYRSDRVCHREPMSAACWATNCDSRNYPFKLWRNARLTIAELSGFPSVFRDFILISPLQEKLLPSFLPKGAAVHRVCNPVEAEPLGPKPAPATGDFLFVGRLSAEKGAALFAQAAEAAGVAAVFIGDGPAAGELRAKYPRARLLGWRSPAKVREAMRAARALVFPSLWYEGLGLTALEAKAMGTPVIVSDICAARDEIADGSEGLWFASGDAASLSQALRRMADDAQVARLAQGAYESYWRNPPTLSRHVAETLVVYEAALARKVAITADSPG
- a CDS encoding SAM-dependent methyltransferase, whose product is MSLRSETLRYLCSRGGRPPSLRLVFRDGEAVDFVPSPQVTVFLRSPKLLRALIGGDFGALADAYIQGEIVVDGSVEEILQAGVVLAERLESAPVLQVLTRFMAMLARIGSTGVDASHVRYQYDASNDFYRLWLDERMIYSCAYFRSGSEDIDTAQEQKLEHICRKLLLRPGDRLLDIGCGWGGLLRWAAQRRGAVGLGVTLSEPQSRYARERLVDDDIEIRLQDYRDVEEAAFDKIVSVDVYEHVGSRNLPAHFQKASDLLRPGGVFLNQGMVARDSSREARPAPGGRIDKYLFPGGALAPLSRVVSEASGAGFEVVDVEDLRPHYIRTLERWSRRLEAREQEAIEAAGVERYRIWKVYLAAMAAAFERGSLSVAQLLLYKPVKNGWGRRPWTRDYQYDGDADPPSPGASVKSRVEPENPAP
- a CDS encoding MlaD family protein, which gives rise to METRAHFALIGLFTLAVAIGGFLFVFWISGPSKLALYQTYQLVVRGSVEGLTRGSAVMFNGLKVGEVTSLEIDPDDPSQVDVLINIDRKTPVKADTRARLEQRGFTSVGVVSLVGGTPGAPEIVKKPGEAYPRITAERSEIANLLENVQRLSGRAIEMVDKLDKLLDANSSNITATLKNVEAFTKTLADNSAPTGAFIRDAADVVHSLKPVASHLDGLIADADKAIKALDPKTIKSIAGNINKFSSTGLRQYEELAVDARKAVDSLDRAVRSIERDPSQVIFGPSQAVPEVQGR
- a CDS encoding ABC transporter ATP-binding protein, with amino-acid sequence MNAVAAINGPSAGNDPEILISVRGLIVEFGAHRVMDGLDLDVRRGEVLGFVGGSGQGKSVLMRTILGLVQKKAGSIRLFGQDRDALPPRELRLLEQRWGVLFQNGALFSGLTVKQNIQMPMRENRDLSQSFMDDLALLKLKLVGLPADAAEKLPSELSGGMIKRAALARALALDPELLFLDEPTSGLDPIGAADFDELIATLQKTLGLTVFMVTHDLDSLYSICDRVAALSQGKVIGVGSLQELLASDQPWLRAYFHGTRGNRLIGTLERKPDG
- a CDS encoding ABC transporter permease yields the protein MASDLLANRPDVALSASGDVKRLSLTGDWTLAASRGLERAGKSILAKGGKAGSVVIDMSAVARLDTAGALLLNRARETLTRAGAAVAFEGTRAEQRLLLDETAFAAVAPARAAPGFLIVDLLADLGASVVNAAREFYRGTGFLGEFVVALGRTMLAPRLFRGTSLVYQMEMFGLRSIPIILLINLAVGSIVAQQGIFQLMRFGATSYSVDLIGILVLRELGVLLTSIMIAGRSGSAITAELGSMKMREEVDALRVMGLSPIEVLVVPRVLALAVSLPLLTVIADMAALFGGLLVSWGYAGISPAAFISLLQEAIGVNTFMVGIIKAPFMALVIGVISTQDGLATMGSAESLGRQVTAAVVKSIFMVIIVDGLFAMFFASISY
- the dgcA gene encoding N-acetyl-D-Glu racemase DgcA, encoding MPTKLAIATEAFPIRGVFAISRGAKTKAEVVTVRLRRRGAEGWGECVPYGRYGESVESVTAAIEGVRAAIEAGADREAVQKLLPPGAARNAVDCALWDLDAKLSGIPAFRAAGLPEPKPLTTAYTLSVGAPDEMFAAACAAAGRPLLKIKLAGAGDPERLAAVRAGAPGAQLIVDANEAWREENLLYNMEACAKAGVILIEQPLPAGEDAGLSRMDRIVPVCADESAHDRAGLAELRNRYDAVNIKLDKTGGLTEALAVAEKAKELGFKVMAGCMVGSSLAMAPAVLIGQLADFVDLDGPLLLARDREPGLRYEGSAVWPPLPDLWG
- a CDS encoding rhodanese-like domain-containing protein — its product is MTSFPFNDINLDDLKQGVENGSLILVDVREADEYASGHIKGAQFNPLSKFDPAKIPVAPEGKKVIIYCRSGRRSVSAMEMARLAGRRDLDTHFGGGILGWLGANLEVEKGL